A genomic stretch from Kovacikia minuta CCNUW1 includes:
- a CDS encoding response regulator: MEYDSGRENATRETQTILTRQPLTDVRMLLIEDEIDIADLVLFILKEAGADVVWTMRAVQALERFNSMLFFRFRSESDRN, encoded by the coding sequence ATGGAGTATGATTCTGGTCGAGAAAACGCTACTCGTGAAACACAAACAATTCTCACCAGGCAACCTTTAACGGATGTGCGCATGCTGTTAATTGAGGATGAAATTGATATAGCAGATTTGGTGTTGTTTATTCTCAAGGAAGCAGGTGCAGACGTTGTTTGGACGATGCGAGCGGTTCAGGCTTTAGAGCGGTTTAATTCGATGCTGTTTTTTCGGTTCAGGTCTGAGAGCGATCGAAACTAA
- a CDS encoding CHASE3 domain-containing protein — MLLQKLLLDIETGFRGYLLTGRQEFLEPYNQGNRAQMI, encoded by the coding sequence ATGCTGCTTCAGAAGCTACTGCTGGACATAGAAACTGGATTTCGGGGGTATTTGCTGACGGGCAGACAGGAGTTTTTAGAACCCTATAATCAGGGAAACAGAGCCCAGATGATCTGA